A section of the Pseudomonas prosekii genome encodes:
- a CDS encoding histone deacetylase family protein: MPLPLIYHEDYSPEFPAEHRFPMDKFRLLRDHLVDSGLVRDADLLRPPLCPAEILALAHDPAYIERYMSGELSREDQRRLGLPWNEALARRTVRAVGGSLLAAEQALEHGLACHLAGGTHHAHYDYPAGFCIFNDLAVISHYLLASGRVNRVLIFDCDVHQGDGTARILRNTPDAVTVSLHCEKNFPARKAESDWDIPLPKGMGDADYLQVVDDALNYLLPLYQPDLVLYDAGVDVHKDDALGYLKLTDEGVAARDESVMRHCLGRDIPVVGVIGGGYSKDRQALARRHGILHHSAQRVWQSSGCH, from the coding sequence ATGCCCTTGCCGCTGATCTACCACGAAGACTACAGCCCCGAGTTCCCGGCGGAGCACCGCTTCCCGATGGACAAGTTTCGTCTGCTGCGCGATCACTTGGTCGACAGCGGCCTGGTCCGCGACGCCGACCTGCTGCGCCCGCCGTTGTGCCCGGCAGAGATTCTCGCCCTCGCCCATGACCCGGCGTACATCGAGCGCTACATGAGCGGCGAGTTGTCGCGCGAAGACCAGCGCCGCCTCGGTCTGCCGTGGAACGAAGCGCTGGCGCGGCGCACGGTGCGCGCGGTCGGCGGCTCATTGCTGGCGGCCGAGCAGGCACTCGAACATGGCTTGGCCTGCCACTTGGCCGGCGGCACCCATCACGCGCATTACGACTATCCGGCCGGGTTCTGCATCTTCAATGACCTGGCGGTGATCAGCCATTACCTGCTGGCAAGCGGTCGGGTCAACCGCGTGTTGATCTTCGATTGCGACGTGCACCAGGGCGACGGAACTGCACGGATCCTGCGCAACACCCCGGACGCGGTGACCGTTTCCCTGCACTGCGAGAAGAATTTTCCTGCACGCAAAGCCGAAAGTGACTGGGACATTCCGTTGCCCAAAGGCATGGGCGATGCCGATTACTTGCAGGTCGTCGACGACGCGCTCAACTATTTGCTGCCGCTCTACCAACCGGACCTGGTGCTGTACGACGCCGGGGTCGATGTGCATAAGGACGACGCCCTGGGTTACCTGAAGCTGACCGACGAAGGCGTCGCCGCGCGCGATGAAAGCGTGATGCGCCATTGCCTGGGCCGCGACATCCCGGTGGTCGGCGTGATTGGCGGCGGCTACAGCAAGGATCGCCAGGCCTTGGCGCGCCGCCACGGCATCCTCCATCACAGCGCGCAACGGGTGTGGCAGTCATCAGGCTGTCACTGA
- a CDS encoding GNAT family N-acetyltransferase: protein MEPILQLESARLLLRQWSDEDLPQFAAMCADPQVMRYFPAPLSRLECASLIGRIRGHFAEHGYGLWALERKDTGVFIGFTGLLAVGFDAAFTPATEIGWRLAREHWGLGYASEAAWTALRCGFDRLALKEIVSFTTHTNLPSQKVMQAIGMQHDPRDDFAHPRLAADHPLRQHVLYRISREQWLQTLHG, encoded by the coding sequence ATGGAGCCAATACTGCAACTCGAAAGCGCGCGACTGCTGTTGCGGCAGTGGAGCGACGAGGATTTGCCCCAGTTTGCGGCGATGTGCGCCGACCCGCAGGTGATGCGTTATTTCCCCGCGCCGTTGAGTCGGCTGGAATGTGCGTCGCTGATCGGGCGGATTCGCGGGCATTTTGCCGAACACGGTTATGGCTTGTGGGCGCTGGAGCGCAAGGACACCGGCGTGTTCATCGGTTTTACCGGGTTACTCGCGGTCGGTTTTGACGCCGCATTCACCCCGGCCACCGAGATCGGCTGGCGCCTGGCGCGTGAACATTGGGGGCTGGGTTACGCCAGTGAAGCGGCGTGGACTGCTCTGCGCTGCGGGTTTGATCGCTTGGCGCTGAAAGAGATCGTGTCGTTCACCACGCACACCAATCTGCCATCGCAGAAAGTCATGCAGGCAATCGGCATGCAACACGATCCACGTGACGACTTCGCGCATCCGCGCCTCGCCGCCGATCATCCGTTGCGCCAGCACGTGTTGTACCGCATCAGCCGTGAACAATGGCTGCAAACCTTGCATGGATAA
- the tesB gene encoding acyl-CoA thioesterase II has translation MSQVLEDLVDLLTLEPIEENLFRGRSQDLGFRQLFGGQVLGQSLSAASQTVEEARHVHSMHGYFLRPGDAKLPVVYQVDRVRDGGSFSTRRVTAIQKGHPIFTCSASFQYDEEGFQHQTEMPQVVGPESLPSELELFQQRAHLIPEHMREKLLCPKPIEVRPVTEKDPYNPQPADPIKYVWFRADGNLADLPALHKYLLAYASDFGLLTTSMLPHGKSVWQKDMQVASLDHALWFHSDLRADDWLLYAMDSPWAGNSRGYSRGSVFNRAGQLVASVTQEGLIRHRKDWA, from the coding sequence ATGAGCCAAGTGTTGGAAGACCTGGTAGACCTGCTGACCCTGGAACCGATTGAGGAAAACCTGTTCCGTGGTCGCAGCCAGGACCTGGGTTTCCGTCAGTTGTTCGGCGGTCAGGTGCTCGGTCAGTCGTTGTCGGCGGCCAGTCAGACGGTCGAAGAGGCGCGGCATGTGCACTCGATGCACGGTTATTTCCTGCGGCCGGGCGACGCCAAGTTGCCGGTGGTGTATCAGGTTGACCGGGTGCGCGATGGCGGCAGTTTCAGCACGCGCCGGGTCACGGCGATCCAGAAGGGCCATCCGATTTTCACCTGCAGCGCATCTTTCCAGTACGACGAAGAAGGCTTCCAGCATCAGACCGAAATGCCGCAAGTGGTCGGCCCGGAAAGCCTGCCGTCGGAACTCGAACTGTTCCAGCAGCGCGCGCATTTGATCCCGGAACACATGCGCGAAAAACTGCTCTGCCCGAAACCGATCGAAGTCCGCCCAGTGACCGAGAAAGACCCGTACAACCCGCAACCGGCGGACCCGATCAAGTACGTGTGGTTTCGCGCCGACGGCAATCTCGCCGACCTGCCGGCGCTGCACAAATACCTGCTGGCCTACGCCTCGGACTTCGGTTTGCTGACCACCTCGATGCTGCCGCACGGCAAATCGGTGTGGCAGAAAGATATGCAGGTCGCCAGCCTCGATCACGCTTTGTGGTTCCATTCCGATCTGCGCGCCGATGACTGGTTGCTCTACGCGATGGACAGTCCGTGGGCCGGCAATTCGCGCGGGTACTCCCGTGGCAGCGTGTTCAATCGCGCCGGGCAACTGGTGGCGTCGGTGACCCAGGAAGGGTTGATTCGCCATCGCAAGGATTGGGCATGA
- a CDS encoding HAD family hydrolase, whose protein sequence is MSLTEVRHWVFDMDGTLTVAVHDFAAIRVALSIPAEDDILTHLAALPAAEAAAKHAWLLEHERDLALGSKPAPGAVELVRDLAARGYRLGILTRNARELAHVTLEAIGLADCFAVEHVLGRDEAPPKPHPGGLLKLAEAWNVPASEMVMVGDYRFDLDCGRAAGARTVLVNLPDNPWPELTDWHAADCVELRRMLLA, encoded by the coding sequence ATGAGCCTGACTGAAGTACGCCATTGGGTGTTCGACATGGACGGCACGCTGACGGTGGCGGTGCATGATTTCGCGGCCATTCGCGTGGCGCTGTCGATCCCGGCCGAAGACGACATTCTTACCCACCTCGCTGCACTGCCAGCCGCCGAAGCTGCGGCCAAACATGCGTGGCTGCTGGAGCATGAACGTGATCTGGCGCTGGGCTCGAAACCGGCGCCGGGTGCCGTGGAACTGGTGCGTGACCTGGCTGCGCGCGGTTATCGCCTGGGCATTCTCACGCGCAATGCGCGCGAGTTGGCGCATGTGACGCTGGAGGCCATCGGCCTGGCTGACTGCTTCGCGGTCGAGCATGTGCTGGGCCGCGACGAAGCGCCGCCAAAACCGCACCCCGGCGGTTTGCTGAAATTGGCCGAAGCGTGGAATGTGCCGGCGAGCGAGATGGTGATGGTCGGCGATTACCGTTTTGATCTGGATTGCGGGCGAGCGGCAGGCGCGCGGACAGTGCTGGTGAATCTGCCGGATAACCCGTGGCCGGAGCTGACGGATTGGCATGCTGCGGATTGTGTCGAGTTGCGGCGGATGCTTTTGGCTTAA
- a CDS encoding alpha/beta fold hydrolase has translation MHKCWLLLLLACASAQADDTGVKEVSPGRLLLKEGEMAVGIGPAPEKIERVLIIVHGRLRNSQTYRRSAEQAAALAGQSATTLVIAPQFLNEKDVALFSVADTVLRWQGNDWMAGGLSTAPFALSSYGALDQIVERIADRRQFPDVKQIVIAGHSGGGQVVQRYALLAHEQPALSAAGVKIRYVVANPSSYAYFNEQRPVAFDHARCSGFNRWKYGLTDMPIYASGQTASQIEGVYIKRDVTYLLGQDDIDPQHPALDNGCEAEAQGANRLVRGRNFFNYLLRRNPQGVNQRLVEVPGVGHSGKGIFTSPEGQKVLFGQ, from the coding sequence ATGCATAAATGCTGGTTACTGCTGTTGCTCGCCTGCGCCAGTGCGCAGGCCGACGATACCGGGGTCAAGGAAGTCAGCCCCGGCCGATTGCTCTTGAAGGAAGGCGAGATGGCGGTGGGCATTGGCCCGGCGCCGGAAAAAATCGAGCGTGTGCTGATCATCGTGCACGGCCGATTGCGCAACTCGCAAACCTACCGCCGCAGCGCCGAACAAGCCGCCGCCCTGGCCGGGCAAAGTGCGACGACGCTGGTGATCGCGCCGCAATTTCTCAATGAAAAAGACGTCGCGCTGTTCTCGGTCGCCGACACGGTATTGCGCTGGCAGGGCAATGACTGGATGGCTGGCGGCCTGTCTACCGCGCCGTTTGCGCTGAGTTCCTACGGCGCGCTTGATCAAATCGTCGAGCGCATCGCTGATCGCCGCCAGTTTCCGGACGTGAAACAAATCGTCATCGCCGGTCATTCCGGCGGCGGCCAAGTGGTCCAGCGCTACGCATTGCTGGCGCACGAGCAACCGGCGCTCAGCGCTGCGGGAGTGAAAATCCGCTACGTGGTGGCCAATCCTTCGTCTTATGCCTATTTCAATGAACAGCGGCCGGTGGCGTTCGATCACGCGCGTTGCAGCGGTTTTAATCGCTGGAAGTATGGTCTGACCGACATGCCGATCTATGCCAGCGGGCAAACGGCGTCGCAGATCGAAGGCGTTTACATCAAGCGTGACGTGACGTATCTGCTCGGTCAGGACGATATCGACCCACAGCATCCGGCGCTCGACAACGGTTGTGAGGCCGAGGCGCAAGGCGCTAATCGATTGGTCCGCGGGCGCAATTTCTTCAACTACCTGTTGCGGCGCAATCCGCAAGGGGTGAATCAGCGTCTGGTCGAAGTGCCCGGGGTCGGGCATAGCGGCAAGGGAATTTTTACTTCGCCGGAGGGGCAGAAGGTTTTGTTTGGTCAGTGA
- the ypfJ gene encoding KPN_02809 family neutral zinc metallopeptidase gives MLWKKGRRSDNVVDARGDDVGGGGGGMRFGGGKGLSLTAIVLIVGIGWITGQDPMQILGQLTGQMSEQSAPATTQTRKAPPANDQQAEFVRSILGDTEDTWAQVFQQAGKQYRNPTLVLFSNRVNSACGLATSATGPFYCPADQKVYLDMAFFQEMSQRFSAAGDFAQAYVIAHEVGHHVQTLLGVSAKIQTARQQGRQMEGDGGLLVRQELQADCLAGVWANNAQQRLNWLEPGDIEEALNAANAIGDDRLQQQGQGRVVPDSFTHGTSAQRVRWFKTGFAQGQVGQCDTFAAKNL, from the coding sequence ATGCTATGGAAAAAAGGCCGACGCAGCGACAACGTGGTCGATGCCCGGGGCGATGATGTCGGCGGGGGTGGCGGCGGGATGCGCTTTGGTGGCGGCAAGGGTCTGAGCCTGACCGCAATCGTGTTGATCGTCGGGATTGGCTGGATCACCGGCCAGGACCCGATGCAAATTCTCGGGCAACTGACCGGGCAGATGAGCGAGCAATCGGCGCCGGCCACCACGCAAACGCGCAAAGCGCCGCCGGCCAACGATCAGCAAGCGGAATTCGTCCGTTCGATCCTCGGCGATACCGAAGACACCTGGGCCCAGGTTTTCCAGCAGGCCGGCAAGCAATACCGCAACCCGACGCTGGTGCTGTTCAGCAATCGAGTGAATTCCGCGTGCGGCCTCGCGACCTCGGCGACCGGGCCGTTTTATTGCCCGGCCGATCAGAAGGTCTATCTGGACATGGCGTTCTTCCAGGAAATGTCGCAACGTTTTTCTGCCGCGGGCGACTTCGCTCAGGCCTACGTGATCGCGCATGAAGTCGGCCACCACGTTCAGACCCTGCTCGGCGTTTCAGCGAAAATTCAGACTGCCCGCCAGCAAGGTCGGCAGATGGAAGGCGATGGTGGTTTACTGGTGCGCCAGGAATTGCAGGCCGATTGCCTGGCCGGAGTCTGGGCCAACAATGCGCAGCAGCGCCTGAACTGGCTGGAACCCGGCGACATCGAGGAAGCCTTGAATGCCGCCAACGCGATTGGCGACGACCGTTTGCAGCAACAAGGTCAGGGCCGCGTGGTTCCGGACTCCTTTACTCACGGCACGTCAGCGCAAAGGGTGCGCTGGTTCAAAACCGGTTTCGCCCAGGGCCAGGTTGGCCAGTGCGACACCTTTGCGGCGAAAAATCTGTAA
- a CDS encoding IclR family transcriptional regulator: MAGSQIERVFSVLESLTNDPRGVPMQTLAEQLEIPKSATHRLLAELIRLGYVRQNPENLRYHLSTKLVAMGFRYLSSSGADIVQLVLDRLAEETGELVRLGVIEGERQTWIAKSQGARSGLRYDPDMGRDAPLFYTASGHAWLACMSDAEALSLVERQGGERPKDLGPNAPRSNIELLERLRLAREQGYAWVEESSAVGTSAIAAVVRHPSDGRVIGVLSIAGPSARMPGARLHELAPLLSKFADELSAASLASELFT; the protein is encoded by the coding sequence ATGGCTGGCAGTCAGATCGAACGTGTTTTCAGTGTGCTCGAAAGCCTCACCAATGACCCGCGCGGCGTGCCGATGCAGACGCTGGCGGAGCAATTGGAAATCCCCAAAAGCGCGACCCATCGGCTGCTCGCCGAGCTGATTCGCCTGGGCTACGTGCGGCAGAACCCGGAGAACCTGCGTTATCACTTGTCGACCAAACTGGTGGCAATGGGTTTTCGCTACTTGTCGAGCAGCGGTGCCGACATCGTCCAACTCGTGCTCGACCGACTCGCCGAGGAAACCGGCGAACTGGTGCGCCTCGGCGTGATCGAAGGCGAGCGCCAGACCTGGATCGCGAAATCCCAGGGCGCCCGTTCCGGTTTGCGTTATGACCCGGACATGGGCCGCGATGCGCCGTTGTTCTACACCGCGTCGGGCCACGCGTGGCTGGCGTGCATGAGCGATGCCGAGGCGTTGTCGCTGGTCGAGCGCCAGGGCGGTGAGCGGCCCAAGGACCTCGGGCCGAACGCGCCGCGCTCCAATATTGAATTGCTCGAACGCCTGCGCCTGGCGCGTGAACAAGGTTATGCCTGGGTCGAAGAAAGCTCGGCGGTTGGTACCTCGGCAATTGCTGCGGTGGTGCGCCATCCGAGTGATGGCCGGGTGATCGGCGTGCTGAGCATCGCCGGGCCGAGCGCAAGAATGCCCGGCGCGCGATTGCATGAACTGGCGCCGCTGTTGTCGAAGTTTGCGGATGAGTTGTCGGCGGCGAGCCTGGCGTCGGAGCTGTTCACCTGA
- a CDS encoding DMT family transporter: MTISTPLSGVNQPFKGILLIVAATFLFSSHDALSKYLSGFYPIVMVVWARYVVHTLLMAGIFLPQSGLRVLRTKRPLLQLARALCLLGTSLFFTTGLLYIPLAEATAVNFLAPVLVTALSVPLLKEHVTRGQWIAVICGFVGVLIIVHPGGELFTPAVLLPFCSAMFFCFYQLLTRKLSQIDSPTTSNFFAGLCNTLVMSALVPFFWQVPTLGHGLLMLALGSCGMTAHLFLTQAFRYAAPALLAPFGYCQIVFAGLLGWLLFAHTPTVTTVVGIAVICCSGLAAAWQQSRR, encoded by the coding sequence ATGACCATCAGCACGCCACTCTCCGGTGTAAACCAGCCCTTCAAAGGGATTTTGCTGATCGTTGCCGCAACGTTCCTGTTTTCCAGTCATGACGCGTTGTCGAAATACCTCTCCGGGTTTTACCCGATCGTCATGGTGGTGTGGGCGCGGTACGTGGTTCACACCTTGTTGATGGCAGGAATTTTTCTGCCGCAGTCCGGGTTACGCGTCCTACGCACCAAACGCCCATTGCTGCAGTTGGCGCGGGCGTTGTGCCTGCTCGGCACCAGTCTGTTTTTCACCACCGGCCTGCTGTATATCCCGCTGGCCGAAGCCACGGCGGTCAACTTTCTTGCGCCGGTCTTGGTGACTGCGCTGTCGGTGCCGCTGCTCAAGGAACACGTCACCCGTGGCCAATGGATCGCGGTGATCTGCGGGTTTGTCGGCGTGCTGATCATCGTCCACCCCGGCGGCGAACTGTTCACCCCGGCGGTGTTGCTGCCGTTCTGCTCGGCGATGTTTTTCTGCTTCTATCAGTTACTCACGCGCAAGCTCAGCCAGATCGACAGCCCGACCACCAGCAACTTCTTTGCCGGGTTGTGCAACACGTTGGTGATGAGCGCGCTGGTGCCGTTCTTCTGGCAGGTGCCGACGCTCGGGCATGGTCTGTTGATGCTGGCGCTGGGGAGTTGCGGGATGACCGCGCATTTGTTCCTGACCCAGGCCTTCCGCTACGCAGCCCCGGCGCTGTTGGCGCCGTTTGGTTATTGCCAGATTGTGTTCGCCGGGCTGCTCGGCTGGCTGCTGTTTGCCCACACACCAACGGTAACCACCGTGGTCGGGATCGCCGTGATTTGCTGCAGCGGGCTGGCGGCGGCGTGGCAGCAGAGTCGCCGGTGA
- a CDS encoding MFS transporter — protein sequence MERSSMTSAHGGIGDKIRGALAVGKTRWGMLALVFFATTLNYIDRAALGVMQPILAKEMSWTAMDYANINFWFQVGYAIGFVLQGRLIDRVGVKRVFFCAVLLWSLATGAHGLATSAVGFMVCRFILGLTEAANYPACVKTTRLWFPAGERAVATGIFNAGTNVGAMFTPMLLPLILHVWGWQAAFLCMSALGGIWLLFWGLKYFNPEDHPSVKQSELDYIQSEVEPPQTRVPFSKILRMRGTWAFALAYSMTAPVFWFYLYWLPPFLNQQYNLGINVTQMGIPLIIIYLTADFGSVGGGILSSFLIGRGVNPIKARLMSMLLFACCIIGVIMAAGSSNLWVAVAAISLAIGAHQAWTANIWSLVMDYTPKHMMSTVFGFGGMCAAIGGMFMTQLVGHILTVTNNNYTVLFTLIPAMYFIALIWMYFMAPRKIPTVTD from the coding sequence ATGGAGCGTTCCTCCATGACCTCTGCCCACGGCGGTATCGGCGACAAAATCCGCGGCGCGCTGGCGGTCGGCAAAACCCGTTGGGGCATGCTGGCGCTGGTGTTTTTCGCCACCACCCTGAACTACATCGACCGCGCCGCCCTCGGCGTCATGCAGCCCATTCTCGCCAAGGAAATGAGCTGGACGGCGATGGATTACGCCAACATCAACTTCTGGTTTCAAGTCGGCTACGCCATCGGTTTTGTCCTGCAAGGCCGGTTGATCGACCGGGTCGGCGTCAAACGCGTGTTCTTCTGCGCCGTGCTGCTGTGGAGCCTGGCCACTGGCGCGCATGGCTTGGCGACCTCGGCGGTCGGCTTCATGGTGTGCCGGTTTATCCTCGGTTTGACCGAGGCGGCGAATTACCCGGCGTGCGTGAAAACCACGCGGCTGTGGTTCCCGGCCGGCGAGCGTGCGGTGGCCACCGGCATTTTCAACGCCGGGACCAACGTCGGCGCGATGTTCACGCCGATGCTGTTGCCGCTGATCCTGCATGTGTGGGGCTGGCAGGCGGCGTTCCTGTGCATGTCGGCACTCGGCGGGATCTGGTTGCTGTTCTGGGGTTTGAAATACTTCAATCCGGAAGATCACCCGAGCGTCAAACAATCGGAACTGGACTACATCCAGAGCGAAGTCGAACCGCCGCAGACCCGCGTGCCGTTCTCGAAAATCCTGCGTATGCGTGGCACCTGGGCCTTCGCCCTCGCCTACTCGATGACCGCGCCGGTGTTCTGGTTCTACCTCTACTGGCTGCCACCGTTTCTCAATCAGCAATACAACCTGGGCATCAACGTGACCCAGATGGGCATTCCGCTGATCATCATTTACCTCACCGCCGACTTCGGCAGTGTCGGCGGCGGGATTCTTTCTTCGTTCCTGATCGGTCGCGGGGTCAACCCGATCAAGGCGCGGCTGATGTCGATGTTGCTGTTCGCCTGCTGCATCATCGGCGTGATCATGGCGGCGGGTTCGAGCAATCTGTGGGTGGCGGTCGCGGCGATTTCCCTGGCCATCGGCGCGCACCAGGCCTGGACCGCGAACATCTGGAGCCTGGTGATGGACTACACGCCTAAACACATGATGAGCACGGTGTTTGGTTTCGGCGGCATGTGCGCGGCGATTGGCGGGATGTTCATGACGCAATTGGTCGGGCACATCCTGACGGTGACCAACAACAACTACACGGTGTTGTTCACGCTGATCCCGGCGATGTACTTCATCGCGCTGATCTGGATGTACTTCATGGCACCGCGCAAGATTCCGACCGTCACCGACTGA
- the quiC gene encoding 3-dehydroshikimate dehydratase QuiC: protein MQRSIATVSLSGTLPEKLEAIAAAGFDGVEIFENDLLYYDGSPREIRQMCADLGIAITLFQPFRDFEGCRRDRLPRNLERAERKFDLMQELGTDLVLVCSNSAADSIGDQQILVDDLRLLAERAGARGLRIGYEALAWGRHVNTYQQVWDIVRQADHPSLGVLLDSFHTLSLKGDPSAIAQIPGEKIFFVQMADAPILAMDVLEWSRHFRCFPGQGEFDLAGFLAPIIKSGYTGPLSLEIFNDGFRAAPPRANAADGLRSLLYLEEKTRERLAQDTTPAANLDILFETPKASAYNGIEFLEFAVDESLGAKLSHWLERLGFVKAGQHRSKSVSLLRQGDINLILNSEPYSFAHSFFEAHGPSLCATAVRVNDSASALARAVAYKGQPYRGLVGPNELELAAVRAPDGSLIYLVDQHADVYGTDFNLQPNAGASGGLKRIDHMAMALPADSLDSWVLFYKSLLDFEADDEVVLPDPYGLVKSRALRSRDSSIRLPLNISENRNTAISHALSSYRGSGVHHIAFDCDDIFAEVSRAKEAGVPLLDIPLNYYDDLAARFDFDDEFLSELAYFNVLYDRDANGGELFHVYTEPFEGRFFFEIIQRKNGYAGYGAANVAVRLAAMAKSRSGAVRQAKL, encoded by the coding sequence ATGCAGCGTTCCATTGCCACCGTTTCCTTGAGCGGCACCCTGCCGGAAAAACTCGAAGCCATTGCCGCCGCCGGGTTTGACGGGGTAGAGATTTTCGAAAATGACCTCCTGTACTACGACGGCAGCCCTCGTGAAATCAGGCAGATGTGCGCTGATCTGGGCATCGCCATCACGCTGTTCCAGCCGTTTCGCGACTTCGAAGGCTGCCGCCGCGATCGCCTGCCGCGCAACCTCGAACGCGCCGAGCGCAAGTTCGACCTGATGCAGGAACTCGGCACCGACCTGGTGCTGGTGTGCAGCAACTCGGCGGCCGACTCCATTGGCGATCAGCAAATCCTCGTTGATGACTTGCGCCTGCTCGCCGAACGCGCCGGTGCGCGGGGCTTGCGCATCGGTTACGAAGCGCTGGCGTGGGGCCGCCACGTCAACACTTATCAACAGGTATGGGACATCGTTCGCCAGGCGGATCACCCGAGCCTCGGCGTGTTGCTCGACAGTTTTCACACGTTATCGCTCAAAGGTGACCCGAGCGCCATCGCGCAGATTCCCGGTGAGAAGATCTTCTTCGTGCAAATGGCCGATGCGCCGATTCTGGCCATGGACGTGCTGGAGTGGAGCCGGCATTTCCGCTGCTTCCCCGGTCAGGGCGAATTTGATCTGGCGGGTTTCCTCGCGCCGATCATCAAGAGTGGATACACCGGGCCGCTGTCGCTGGAGATCTTCAACGACGGCTTCCGCGCCGCGCCGCCACGGGCCAACGCCGCTGACGGTTTGCGTTCGTTGCTGTACCTGGAGGAGAAAACCCGCGAACGTCTGGCGCAGGACACCACGCCCGCAGCGAATCTCGACATCCTCTTCGAAACGCCCAAGGCTAGCGCCTACAACGGCATCGAGTTTCTTGAGTTTGCCGTCGACGAAAGCCTCGGCGCCAAGCTCTCGCATTGGCTGGAGCGCCTCGGTTTCGTCAAGGCCGGGCAGCATCGCTCCAAGAGCGTGAGCCTGCTGCGCCAGGGCGATATCAACCTGATCCTCAACTCCGAACCGTATTCCTTTGCCCACAGTTTTTTCGAGGCCCACGGCCCGTCGCTCTGCGCCACCGCCGTGCGCGTCAACGACAGCGCCAGTGCGCTGGCCCGCGCCGTGGCTTACAAAGGTCAGCCGTATCGCGGACTGGTCGGCCCCAACGAACTGGAATTGGCCGCCGTGCGCGCGCCGGACGGCAGCCTGATTTATCTGGTGGACCAACACGCCGATGTCTACGGCACCGATTTCAATCTGCAACCGAATGCCGGCGCGAGCGGCGGCCTCAAGCGCATCGACCACATGGCGATGGCGCTGCCGGCGGACAGCCTCGACAGTTGGGTGCTGTTCTACAAGAGCCTGCTGGATTTCGAGGCCGACGACGAAGTGGTCCTGCCCGACCCGTATGGTCTGGTGAAGAGCCGCGCGTTGCGCAGCCGCGACAGTTCGATCCGTTTGCCGCTGAACATTTCCGAGAACCGCAACACCGCCATCTCACACGCGCTGTCGAGTTATCGCGGCTCCGGAGTGCATCACATCGCGTTTGACTGCGACGATATCTTCGCCGAAGTCAGCCGCGCGAAAGAGGCGGGCGTGCCGCTGCTGGATATTCCGCTCAACTACTACGACGACCTCGCGGCGCGTTTCGATTTTGATGACGAATTCCTCAGCGAGCTGGCCTACTTCAACGTGCTGTACGACCGCGACGCGAATGGCGGCGAGCTGTTTCACGTCTACACCGAGCCGTTTGAAGGACGCTTCTTCTTCGAGATCATCCAGCGTAAAAACGGCTATGCCGGTTACGGCGCAGCCAACGTGGCGGTGCGTCTGGCGGCGATGGCCAAATCACGAAGTGGCGCCGTTCGTCAGGCAAAGTTGTAG
- a CDS encoding TetR/AcrR family transcriptional regulator: protein MTITSELPVAPDEPLVEPRKSRKNNPEKTRENILQEAIVEFVQQGLSGARVDAIAERIHTSKRMIYYYFGSKEQLYVEVLEKLYGDIRTTENRLHLAELAPVEAIRRLVEFTFDHHDHNVDFVRIVCIENIHNAEFVKRSDAIKAMNNTILDSLGEILRRGAEEGVFRAGLQPIDVHLLISSFCFYRVSNRHTFSEIFQIDLPDESIKQRHREMICESVLRYLQA from the coding sequence ATGACGATAACTTCAGAACTCCCCGTTGCCCCCGACGAACCGCTTGTCGAGCCTCGCAAGAGTCGCAAGAACAACCCGGAAAAGACCCGCGAAAACATCCTGCAAGAGGCGATCGTCGAGTTCGTCCAGCAAGGGCTTTCCGGCGCGCGCGTCGATGCCATCGCCGAGCGCATCCACACCTCCAAACGCATGATCTATTACTACTTCGGCAGTAAGGAGCAGCTCTACGTCGAGGTGTTGGAGAAGCTCTACGGGGATATTCGGACCACCGAAAATCGTCTGCACCTGGCGGAACTGGCGCCGGTCGAGGCGATTCGGCGGCTGGTGGAGTTCACCTTCGATCACCATGACCACAACGTCGATTTCGTGCGCATCGTCTGCATCGAGAACATTCACAACGCCGAGTTCGTGAAGCGTTCCGACGCGATCAAGGCAATGAACAATACGATCCTCGATTCACTGGGCGAGATTCTGCGCCGTGGTGCCGAAGAAGGCGTGTTCCGCGCAGGTCTGCAACCAATTGATGTGCATTTGTTGATCAGCTCGTTCTGTTTTTATCGCGTGTCGAACCGGCATACGTTCAGCGAGATTTTCCAGATCGACCTGCCGGACGAAAGCATCAAGCAACGTCATCGCGAAATGATTTGCGAGTCGGTTCTGCGATACCTGCAAGCCTGA